From Lagenorhynchus albirostris chromosome 10, mLagAlb1.1, whole genome shotgun sequence, the proteins below share one genomic window:
- the RASSF1 gene encoding ras association domain-containing protein 1 isoform X1 has product MGEADAGTPSFEMTWSSTTSSGYCSQEDSDSELEQYFTARTSLARRPRRDQDEPVEWETPDLSQAEIEQKIKEYNGQINSNLFMSLNKDGSYTGFIKVQLKLVRPVSVPASKKPPSLQDARRGPGRGTAVKRRTSFYLPKDAVKHLHVLSRTRAREVIEALLRKFLVVDDPRKFALFERAERHGQVYLRKLSDDEQPLRLRLLAGPSEKALSFVLKENDSGEVNWDAFSMPELHNFLRILQREEEEHLRQILQKYSYCRQKIQEALHACPLG; this is encoded by the exons ATGGGCGAGGCGGACGCGGGGACTCCCTCTTTCGAGATGACCTGGAGTAGCACGACAAGCAGTGGTTACTGCAGCCAGGAGGACTCGGACTCAGAGCTCGAGCAGTACTTCACAGCGCGTACCTCACTGGCGCGCAGGCCGCGCCGGGATCAG GATGAGCCCGTGGAGTGGGAGACACCTGACCTTTCTCAGGCTGAGATTGAGCAGAAGATCAAGGAGTACAATGGCCAGATCAACAGCAACTTGTTCATGAGCCTG AACAAGGATGGCTCCTACACAGGCTTCATCAAGGTTCAACTGAAGCTGGTGCGCCCTGTCTCAGTTCCCGCCAGCAAGAAGCCACCCTCCTTGCAGGATGCCCGGCGGGGCCCAGGGCGGGGTACAGCTGTGAAACGCCGCACCTCCTTCTACCTGCCCAAGGATGCTGTCAAGCACCTGCATGTCTTGTCACGCACACGGGCACGCGAGGTCATCGAGGCCCTGCTGCGCAAGTTCTTGGTGGTGGATGACCCCCGCAAGTTTGCACTTTTTGAGCGGGCTGAGCGCCATGGCCAAG TGTACCTCCGGAAGCTGTCAGATGATGAGCAGCCCCTACGGCTACGGCTCCTTGCAGGGCCCAGTGAGAAGGCCCTAAGCTTTGTCCTGAAGGAGAATGACTCTGGGGAGGTGAAC TGGGATGCTTTCAGCATGCCTGAGCTACACAACTTCCTACGCATCCTGCAGCGGGAGGAAGAGGAACATCTCCGCCAGATCCTGCAGAAGTACTCGTATTGCCGCCAGAAGATCCAGGAAGCCCTGCATGCCTGCCCCCTGGGGTGA
- the RASSF1 gene encoding ras association domain-containing protein 1 isoform X3 yields the protein MSLNKDGSYTGFIKVQLKLVRPVSVPASKKPPSLQDARRGPGRGTAVKRRTSFYLPKDAVKHLHVLSRTRAREVIEALLRKFLVVDDPRKFALFERAERHGQVYLRKLSDDEQPLRLRLLAGPSEKALSFVLKENDSGEVNWDAFSMPELHNFLRILQREEEEHLRQILQKYSYCRQKIQEALHACPLG from the exons ATGAGCCTG AACAAGGATGGCTCCTACACAGGCTTCATCAAGGTTCAACTGAAGCTGGTGCGCCCTGTCTCAGTTCCCGCCAGCAAGAAGCCACCCTCCTTGCAGGATGCCCGGCGGGGCCCAGGGCGGGGTACAGCTGTGAAACGCCGCACCTCCTTCTACCTGCCCAAGGATGCTGTCAAGCACCTGCATGTCTTGTCACGCACACGGGCACGCGAGGTCATCGAGGCCCTGCTGCGCAAGTTCTTGGTGGTGGATGACCCCCGCAAGTTTGCACTTTTTGAGCGGGCTGAGCGCCATGGCCAAG TGTACCTCCGGAAGCTGTCAGATGATGAGCAGCCCCTACGGCTACGGCTCCTTGCAGGGCCCAGTGAGAAGGCCCTAAGCTTTGTCCTGAAGGAGAATGACTCTGGGGAGGTGAAC TGGGATGCTTTCAGCATGCCTGAGCTACACAACTTCCTACGCATCCTGCAGCGGGAGGAAGAGGAACATCTCCGCCAGATCCTGCAGAAGTACTCGTATTGCCGCCAGAAGATCCAGGAAGCCCTGCATGCCTGCCCCCTGGGGTGA
- the TUSC2 gene encoding tumor suppressor candidate 2 isoform X1: MGASGSKARGLWPFASAAGGGGPEAAVAEQALVRPRGRVVPPFVFTRRGGGVGPLWVVAGKAGLAPSVGDGAWGKRPSPSSMFYDEDGDLAHEFYEETIVTKNGQKRAKLRRVHKNLIPQGIVKLDPPRIHVDFPVILYEV; encoded by the exons ATGGGCGCCAGCGGCTCCAAAGCTCGGGGCCTGTGGCCCTTCGCCTCGGCGGCGGGGGGCGGCGGCCCGGAGGCGGCTGTCGCTGAGCAAGCTTTGGTGCGACCGCGAGGCCGAGTCGTGCCCCCCTTCGTATTCACGCGCCGCGG TGGTGGGGTTGGACCTCTCTGGGTAGTGGCCGGGAAAGCAGGACTGGCCCCCAGCGTTGGGGATGGGGCCTGGGGAAAAAGACCCTCACCCAG CTCCATGTTCTATGACGAGGATGGGGATCTGGCTCACGAGTTCTATGAGGAGACAATCGTCACCAAGAACGGGCAGAAGCGGGCCAAGCTGAGGCGGGTACATAAGAACCTGATTCCTCAG GGCATCGTGAAGCTGGATCCCCCCCGCATCCACGTGGATTTCCCTGTGATCCTCTATGAGGTGTGA
- the TUSC2 gene encoding tumor suppressor candidate 2 isoform X2, producing MGASGSKARGLWPFASAAGGGGPEAAVAEQALVRPRGRVVPPFVFTRRGSMFYDEDGDLAHEFYEETIVTKNGQKRAKLRRVHKNLIPQGIVKLDPPRIHVDFPVILYEV from the exons ATGGGCGCCAGCGGCTCCAAAGCTCGGGGCCTGTGGCCCTTCGCCTCGGCGGCGGGGGGCGGCGGCCCGGAGGCGGCTGTCGCTGAGCAAGCTTTGGTGCGACCGCGAGGCCGAGTCGTGCCCCCCTTCGTATTCACGCGCCGCGG CTCCATGTTCTATGACGAGGATGGGGATCTGGCTCACGAGTTCTATGAGGAGACAATCGTCACCAAGAACGGGCAGAAGCGGGCCAAGCTGAGGCGGGTACATAAGAACCTGATTCCTCAG GGCATCGTGAAGCTGGATCCCCCCCGCATCCACGTGGATTTCCCTGTGATCCTCTATGAGGTGTGA
- the LOC132526985 gene encoding hyaluronidase-1 isoform X1, producing MWAGLGPAVTLALVLAVAWATELKPTAPPIFTGRPFVVAWDVPTQDCGPRHKVPLDPKDMKAFDVQASPNEGFVNQNITIFYRDRLGMYPHFDSVARSVHGGVPQNGSLWVHLEMLKGHVERYIRTQEPAGLAVIDWEDWRPVWVRNWQDKDMYRRLSRQLVASRHPDWPPDRIVKQAQYEFEFAARQFMLETLRFVKAFRPRHLWGFYLFPDCYNHDYVQNWETYTGRCPDVEVSRNDQLAWLWAESTALFPSVYLEETLASSTHGRNFVSFRVQEALRVAHTHHANHALPVYVFTRPTYSRGLTGLSEMDLISTIGESAALGAAGVILWGDAGYTTSMVSLDLPCATAAHLLPICTLFLNLLGMAKGSRDPLVPNRPFATIWNANTQWCLERHGVDVDVSVFDVVANPGQTFRGPDMTIFYSSQLGTYPYYTPAGEPVFGGLPQNASLAVHLARAFRDILAAMPASNFSGLAVIDWEAWRPRWAFNWDTKDIYRQRSRALVQGQHPDWPAPWVEAAAQDQFEGAARAWMAGTLRLGQALQPLGLWGFYGFPDCYNYDFKNPSYTGQCPPGIRAENDQLGWLWGQSRALYPSIYLPAALEGTKKARMFVQHRVGEAFRLAVGAGYPDLPVLPYVQIFYDMTNRFLPLEELEHSLGESAAQGAAGVVLWVSWENTRTKESCQAIKEYVDMTLGPFILNVTSGALLCSQVLCSGHGRCARRPSHPEARLILSPTSFSIESTPGGGPLTLRGALSLKDRLAVEFKCRCYHGWTGTWCEQ from the exons ATGTGGGCAGGCCTGGGCCCTGCCGTCACACTGGCCCTGGTGTTGGCGGTGGCATGGGCCACGGAGCTGAAGCCCACAGCACCACCCATCTTCACAGGCCGGCCCTTTGTGGTAGCATGGGATGTGCCCACACAAGACTGTGGCCCACGCCACAAGGTGCCACTGGACCCAAAGGACATGAAGGCCTTTGATGTGCAGGCCTCACCTAATGAGGGTTTCGTGAACCAGAACATCACCATCTTCTACCGTGACCGGCTGGGCATGTATCCACACTTCGATTCGGTGGCGAGGTCTGTGCATGGTGGTGTGCCACAGAATGGCAGCCTCTGGGTACACCTGGAGATGCTAAAGGGACATGTGGAACGCTACATTCGTACACAGGAGCCTGCAGGGCTGGCAGTCATCGACTGGGAGGACTGGCGGCCAGTGTGGGTACGCAACTGGCAGGACAAGGACATGTACCGCCGATTATCACGCCAGTTGGTGGCCAGTCGCCACCCTGACTGGCCACCAGACCGCATAGTGAAGCAGGCGCAGTATGAGTTTGAATTTGCTGCACGCCAGTTCATGCTGGAGACACTGCGATTTGTCAAGGCATTTCGGCCTCGGCACCTGTGGGGCTTCTACCTCTTCCCCGACTGTTACAACCATGATTATGTGCAGAACTGGGAGACCTATACAGGCCGCTGCCCTGATGTTGAGGTCTCCCGAAATGACCAGCTGGCCTGGCTGTGGGCCGAGAGCACGGCCCTCTTCCCCTCTGTATACCTGGAAGAGACACTCGCTTCCTCCACACATGGCCGCAACTTTGTCAGCTTCCGTGTTCAGGAGGCCCTTCGCGTGGCTCACACCCACCATGCCAACCATGCACTCCCGGTCTACGTCTTCACGAGGCCCACCTATAGCCGCGGACTCACAGGGCTTAGCGAG ATGGATCTCATCTCCACCATTGGCGAGAGTGCAGCCCTGGGTGCAGCTGGTGTCATCCTCTGGGGTGATGCGGGGTACACCACCAGCATG GTTTCTCTAGACCTGCCCTGTGCCACGGCAGCCCACCTGCTTCCCATCTGCACCCTCTTCCTGAACTTGCTCGGCATGGCCAAAGGCTCCAGGGACCCCCTGGTACCCAACCGGCCCTTCGCCACCATCTGGAATGCAAACACCCAGTGGTGTCTAGAGAGGCATGGCGTGGACGTGGATGTCAGTGTCTTTGATGTGGTGGCCAACCCGGGGCAGACCTTCCGCGGCCCTGACATGACCATTTTCTACAGCTCCCAGCTGGGCACCTACCCTTACTACACACCTGCTGGGGAACCCGTATTCGGTGGCCTGCCCCAGAATGCCAGCCTGGCTGTCCACCTGGCCCGCGCGTTCCGGGACATCCTGGCTGCCATGCCTGCATCCAACTTCTCAGGGCTGGCAGTTATTGACTGGGAGGCATGGCGCCCACGCTGGGCCTTCAACTGGGACACCAAGGACATTTACCGGCAGCGCTCACGGGCACTGGTACAGGGGCAGCACCCTGACTGGCCAGCTCCTTGGGTGGAGGCAGCAGCTCAGGACCAGTTTGAGGGGGCTGCGCGGGCCTGGATGGCAGGCACCCTCAGGCTGGGACAAGCACTGCAGCCTCTTGGCCTCTGGGGCTTCTATGGCTTCCCTGATTGCTATAACTATGACTTTAAAAATCCCAGCTACACTGGCCAGTGCCCACCAGGCATCCGTGCCGAGAATGACCAGCTGGGGTGGCTGTGGGGCCAGAGCCGTGCCCTCTACCCCAGCATCTACCTGCCTGCAGCACTGGAGGGCACGAAGAAGGCACGGATGTTTGTGCAGCACCGTGTGGGTGAGGCATTCCGTTTGGCCGTGGGTGCAGGGTACCCTGATCTGCCAGTGCTGCCCTACGTCCAGATCTTCTACGACATGACTAACCGCTTTCTGCCCCTG GAGGAGCTGGAGCACAGCCTGGGGGAGAGTGCAGCCCAGGGGGCAGCAGGAGTGGTGCTCTGGGTGAGCTGGGAGAACACAAGAACCAAG GAATCCTGCCAGGCCATCAAGGAGTATGTTGACATGACACTGGGGCCCTTCATCCTGAATGTGACCAGTGGGGCTCTTCTGTGCAGTCAAGTCCTGTGCTCTGGCCATGGCCGTTGTGCTCGGCGCCCCAGTCACCCCGAGGCCCGCCTCATCCTCAGCCCCACCAGTTTCTCCATCGAGTCCACGCCTGGTGGTGGGCCTCTGACCCTCCGAGGTGCCCTCTCACTCAAGGATCGGTTGGCTGTGGAGTTCAAATGTCGCTGCTACCATGGGTGGACGGGAACATGGTGTGAGCAGTGA
- the LOC132526985 gene encoding hyaluronidase-2 isoform X2: protein MWAGLGPAVTLALVLAVAWATELKPTAPPIFTGRPFVVAWDVPTQDCGPRHKVPLDPKDMKAFDVQASPNEGFVNQNITIFYRDRLGMYPHFDSVARSVHGGVPQNGSLWVHLEMLKGHVERYIRTQEPAGLAVIDWEDWRPVWVRNWQDKDMYRRLSRQLVASRHPDWPPDRIVKQAQYEFEFAARQFMLETLRFVKAFRPRHLWGFYLFPDCYNHDYVQNWETYTGRCPDVEVSRNDQLAWLWAESTALFPSVYLEETLASSTHGRNFVSFRVQEALRVAHTHHANHALPVYVFTRPTYSRGLTGLSEMDLISTIGESAALGAAGVILWGDAGYTTSMETCQYLKDYLTRLLVPYVVNVSWAAQYCSWAQCHGHGRCVRRDPSANTFLHLSASSFRLVPSHAPGEPQLRPEGELSWADRNHLQTHFRCQCYLGWGGEQCQWDRRRAAGGASGAWSGSHLTSLLAVAVLALTWTL from the exons ATGTGGGCAGGCCTGGGCCCTGCCGTCACACTGGCCCTGGTGTTGGCGGTGGCATGGGCCACGGAGCTGAAGCCCACAGCACCACCCATCTTCACAGGCCGGCCCTTTGTGGTAGCATGGGATGTGCCCACACAAGACTGTGGCCCACGCCACAAGGTGCCACTGGACCCAAAGGACATGAAGGCCTTTGATGTGCAGGCCTCACCTAATGAGGGTTTCGTGAACCAGAACATCACCATCTTCTACCGTGACCGGCTGGGCATGTATCCACACTTCGATTCGGTGGCGAGGTCTGTGCATGGTGGTGTGCCACAGAATGGCAGCCTCTGGGTACACCTGGAGATGCTAAAGGGACATGTGGAACGCTACATTCGTACACAGGAGCCTGCAGGGCTGGCAGTCATCGACTGGGAGGACTGGCGGCCAGTGTGGGTACGCAACTGGCAGGACAAGGACATGTACCGCCGATTATCACGCCAGTTGGTGGCCAGTCGCCACCCTGACTGGCCACCAGACCGCATAGTGAAGCAGGCGCAGTATGAGTTTGAATTTGCTGCACGCCAGTTCATGCTGGAGACACTGCGATTTGTCAAGGCATTTCGGCCTCGGCACCTGTGGGGCTTCTACCTCTTCCCCGACTGTTACAACCATGATTATGTGCAGAACTGGGAGACCTATACAGGCCGCTGCCCTGATGTTGAGGTCTCCCGAAATGACCAGCTGGCCTGGCTGTGGGCCGAGAGCACGGCCCTCTTCCCCTCTGTATACCTGGAAGAGACACTCGCTTCCTCCACACATGGCCGCAACTTTGTCAGCTTCCGTGTTCAGGAGGCCCTTCGCGTGGCTCACACCCACCATGCCAACCATGCACTCCCGGTCTACGTCTTCACGAGGCCCACCTATAGCCGCGGACTCACAGGGCTTAGCGAG ATGGATCTCATCTCCACCATTGGCGAGAGTGCAGCCCTGGGTGCAGCTGGTGTCATCCTCTGGGGTGATGCGGGGTACACCACCAGCATG GAGACCTGCCAGTACCTCAAGGATTACCTGACCCGGTTGCTGGTACCCTACGTCGTCAATGTATCCTGGGCTGCCCAGTATTGCAGCTGGGCCCAGTGCCACGGCCACGGGCGCTGTGTGCGCCGTGACCCCAGTGCTAATACCTTCCTGCACCTCAGTGCCAGCAGCTTCCGCCTAGTGCCTAGCCACGCACCTGGTGAGCCGCAGCTGCGACCAGAGGGGGAACTCAGTTGGGCCGACCGCAACCACCTGCAGACGCACTTTCGCTGCCAGTGCTACTTAGGCTGGGGCGGCGAGCAATGCCAGTGGGACCGCAGGCGGGCAGCTGGGGGTGCCAGTGGGGCCTGGTCTGGGTCCCACCTCACCAGCCTGCTGGCTGTGGCCGTCCTGGCCCTCACCTGGACTTTGTAA
- the LOC132526985 gene encoding hyaluronidase-1 isoform X3, with product MRPFSPEVSLDLPCATAAHLLPICTLFLNLLGMAKGSRDPLVPNRPFATIWNANTQWCLERHGVDVDVSVFDVVANPGQTFRGPDMTIFYSSQLGTYPYYTPAGEPVFGGLPQNASLAVHLARAFRDILAAMPASNFSGLAVIDWEAWRPRWAFNWDTKDIYRQRSRALVQGQHPDWPAPWVEAAAQDQFEGAARAWMAGTLRLGQALQPLGLWGFYGFPDCYNYDFKNPSYTGQCPPGIRAENDQLGWLWGQSRALYPSIYLPAALEGTKKARMFVQHRVGEAFRLAVGAGYPDLPVLPYVQIFYDMTNRFLPLEELEHSLGESAAQGAAGVVLWVSWENTRTKESCQAIKEYVDMTLGPFILNVTSGALLCSQVLCSGHGRCARRPSHPEARLILSPTSFSIESTPGGGPLTLRGALSLKDRLAVEFKCRCYHGWTGTWCEQ from the exons ATGAGGCCTTTCAGCCCTGAG GTTTCTCTAGACCTGCCCTGTGCCACGGCAGCCCACCTGCTTCCCATCTGCACCCTCTTCCTGAACTTGCTCGGCATGGCCAAAGGCTCCAGGGACCCCCTGGTACCCAACCGGCCCTTCGCCACCATCTGGAATGCAAACACCCAGTGGTGTCTAGAGAGGCATGGCGTGGACGTGGATGTCAGTGTCTTTGATGTGGTGGCCAACCCGGGGCAGACCTTCCGCGGCCCTGACATGACCATTTTCTACAGCTCCCAGCTGGGCACCTACCCTTACTACACACCTGCTGGGGAACCCGTATTCGGTGGCCTGCCCCAGAATGCCAGCCTGGCTGTCCACCTGGCCCGCGCGTTCCGGGACATCCTGGCTGCCATGCCTGCATCCAACTTCTCAGGGCTGGCAGTTATTGACTGGGAGGCATGGCGCCCACGCTGGGCCTTCAACTGGGACACCAAGGACATTTACCGGCAGCGCTCACGGGCACTGGTACAGGGGCAGCACCCTGACTGGCCAGCTCCTTGGGTGGAGGCAGCAGCTCAGGACCAGTTTGAGGGGGCTGCGCGGGCCTGGATGGCAGGCACCCTCAGGCTGGGACAAGCACTGCAGCCTCTTGGCCTCTGGGGCTTCTATGGCTTCCCTGATTGCTATAACTATGACTTTAAAAATCCCAGCTACACTGGCCAGTGCCCACCAGGCATCCGTGCCGAGAATGACCAGCTGGGGTGGCTGTGGGGCCAGAGCCGTGCCCTCTACCCCAGCATCTACCTGCCTGCAGCACTGGAGGGCACGAAGAAGGCACGGATGTTTGTGCAGCACCGTGTGGGTGAGGCATTCCGTTTGGCCGTGGGTGCAGGGTACCCTGATCTGCCAGTGCTGCCCTACGTCCAGATCTTCTACGACATGACTAACCGCTTTCTGCCCCTG GAGGAGCTGGAGCACAGCCTGGGGGAGAGTGCAGCCCAGGGGGCAGCAGGAGTGGTGCTCTGGGTGAGCTGGGAGAACACAAGAACCAAG GAATCCTGCCAGGCCATCAAGGAGTATGTTGACATGACACTGGGGCCCTTCATCCTGAATGTGACCAGTGGGGCTCTTCTGTGCAGTCAAGTCCTGTGCTCTGGCCATGGCCGTTGTGCTCGGCGCCCCAGTCACCCCGAGGCCCGCCTCATCCTCAGCCCCACCAGTTTCTCCATCGAGTCCACGCCTGGTGGTGGGCCTCTGACCCTCCGAGGTGCCCTCTCACTCAAGGATCGGTTGGCTGTGGAGTTCAAATGTCGCTGCTACCATGGGTGGACGGGAACATGGTGTGAGCAGTGA
- the NAA80 gene encoding LOW QUALITY PROTEIN: N-alpha-acetyltransferase 80 (The sequence of the model RefSeq protein was modified relative to this genomic sequence to represent the inferred CDS: deleted 1 base in 1 codon) translates to MPARGDPEIQLAKLILDPTHQPDLTLSPRLAELTLGSACHPEMTLSPGSTELTLDPARQPEETPAPNLAELTLEPVHCRPELLDACADLINEQWPRSRASRLHSLGQSSDAFPLCLMLLSPRPTPEADPIVVGHARLSRVLDRPQSLLVETVVVARALRGRGFGRCLMEGLEAFAQARGFRRLHLTTHDQMHFYAHLGYQLGEPVQGLVFTSWWLPATLLSAFPRASFPRPPCRAPSLTAQAAPRAPKGSSLPPPPPLPEPLTTLPPPPGGPPPESLLETQYQDLRRRPIFWMEKDI, encoded by the exons ATGCCAGCCAGAGGTGACCCTGAGATCCAA CTGGCCAAGCTGATCCTGGATCCTACACACCAGCCAGATCTGACCCTGAGCCCCAGGCTAGCTGAGTTGACCCTGGGTTCTGCATGCCATCCAGAGATGACCCTCAGTCCTGGCTCAACTGAGCTGACCCTGGATCCCGCACGCCAGCCAGAGGAGACCCCAGCCCCCAACCTGGCTGAGCtgaccctggagcctgtgcactgccGACCTGAGCTCCTGGATGCCTGTGCCGACCTCATCAATGAGCAGTGGCCCCGCAGCCGCGCCTCCCGCCTGCACTCCTTGGGCCAGTCCTCAGATGCCTTCCCCCTCTGCTTGATGCTGCTGAGCCCCCGTCCCACGCCGGAGGCAGACCCCATTGTGGTGGGCCATGCCCGCCTGTCACGGGTGCTGGACCGGCCCCAGAGCCTCCTAGTGGAGACGGTGGTGGTGGCCCGAGCCTTGAGGGGCCGTGGCTTTGGCCGCTGCCTCATGGAGGGCCTTGAAGCCTTTGCTCAGGCCCGGGGCTTCCGCCGGCTACACCTCACCACCCATGACCAAATGCACTTTTACGCCCACCTGGGATACCAGCTGGGTGAGCCTGTGCAGGGCCTGGTCTTCACCAGTTGGTGGCTGCCTGCCACCCTGCTCAGTGCCTTCCCCAGGGCCTCCTTTCCCCGGCCACCCTGCAGGGCCCCTAGCCTGACTGCCCAAGCTGCCCCAAGAGCCCCCAAGGGGTCATCATTaccgccacccccacccctgcctgagCCCTTGACCACCCTACCCCCACCTCCAGGAGGGCCCCCTCCAGAAAGCCTGCTGGAGACTCAATACCAAGACCTGAGAAGACGCCCCATATTCTGGATGGAGAAAGACATCTGA